Proteins from one Porites lutea chromosome 3, jaPorLute2.1, whole genome shotgun sequence genomic window:
- the LOC140930152 gene encoding uncharacterized protein isoform X1 — protein sequence MRKMELRYFIVLVLLGLALVDAKSLKEKQLKKSHHGKLLKDLISARIHPTEEKKHDKPPPTDEVADDASGSAGGESGSAEESGAPPPTEVSPEPTAKALPYKVVGPLGGHPHPGPPSASNPCPQPRYCDPARCKDPIGCAPSCSDICCADILIPPPTPPVGSGAGPCPQTCAPNYLPDCCMGAAPPMGPAPAFPQPVYPPMGPQPGFSPPAGQIQPAFVPQAPPASCDQSCYATNCAPPCPPTCCRRKKSLIHHHRKTRSITTGIAMCH from the exons ATGAG GAAGATGGAGCTTAGATATTTCATAGTTTTGGTCCTCCTCGGGCTTGCCCTTGTGGACGCTAAGTCGCTTAAAG AAAAACAACTCAAGAAATCCCATCACGGTAAGCTTCTAAAAGATCTAATTTCTGCAAGAATTCATCCGACAG AGGAAAAGAAGCACGATAAACCACCTCCTACAGACGAAGTTGCGGACGATGCTTCAGGAAGTGCTG GTGGCGAATCTGGAAGCGCAGAAGAATCTGGTG ctCCACCACCAACAGAAG TTTCACCAGAACCAACCGCAAAAGCACTACCATATAAGGTAGTTGGTCCGCTGGGAGGCCACCCACATCCGGGACCTCCATCGGCGAGCAATCCTTGTCCACAACCTCGATACTGTGATCCCGCCAGATGCAAGGATCCAATTGGTTGTGCCCCTTCATGTTCAGATATCTGTTGTGCGGATATTCTTATACCACCCCCTACCCCTCCAGTAGGATCCGGAGCAGGTCCATGCCCCCAGACATGTGCACCAAATTACCTTCCTGACTGCTGCATGGGAGCCGCACCTCCTATGGGCCCGGCCCCAGCATTTCCCCAACCGGTGTATCCCCCAATGGGACCCCAGCCGGGATTTTCGCCACCCGCTGGTCAGATACAGCCAGCATTTGTCCCTCAAGCGCCACCTGCCTCATGTGATCAGAGTTGCTACGCAACAAACTGTGCACCACCCTGTCCTCCGACGTGCTGCCGTAGAAAAAAGTCTTTGATTCATCATCATCGCAAGACGAGATCTATAACGACAGGGATCGCCATGTGCCATTAG
- the LOC140930154 gene encoding uncharacterized protein yields MRNLLFRVLFVALCSTFVLCVPADDSDFIDEKGKALKNLKVVPGSKRDKTDYHTVEQEAGRAVLKLLDAKIGRKVSDAAKEVTDFLNDAVGHHAKQRAEKIQADKEKEMSLLHLGAKKILSNNDEEDKPKKNKDGSFLVHFKIPYIVTPVDSKKPKAKKFHHKKVKKVHHLKKFHHRIHRHHHHHHHHHPPALDTNSLAAPVPSPPNPPQAPAAQPQATPQSYNAIDMTFNGYNWTYKFTNDSSMDMVPCQGNCMGPCTSQCSLSQDCCCCDPNMMAQNQMAPAPAYPPALPPPPSPPPLPLPPPAPMYEPPVIAPAPVCPMGCKRNCFTYCPRDCCGVAGKRDKVLSNEGSGNEETADNGSASEEVTQNVEEKHDVSAKSAGDNAKDREQTTSDVSQEGSSESNDKVRTVENDD; encoded by the exons ATGAGGAATTTGTTATTCCGAGTTTTGTTTGTCGCCCTCTGTTCGACTTTTGTCCTCTGTGTTCCCGCTGATGACTCTGATTTTATCGACGAGAAGGGAAAAGCTTTAAAGAACTTAAAAG TTGTACCGGGAAGCAAACGAGACAAAACAGATTATCACACAGTTGAACAAGAAGCCGGCAGAGCTGTGCTTAAGTTGCTAGATGCTAAAATAG GGAGGAAGGTTAGTGACGCTGCCAAGGAGGTGACTGATTTTCTGAACGACGCAGTCG gtcATCATGCGAAGCAAAGGGCCGAAAAGATACAAGCCGACAAAGAGAAAG AAATGTCATTACTTCACCTCGGAGCAAAGAAAATTCTATCGAATAACGACGAGGAAGACAAACCTAAAAAGAACAAGGACGGATCTTTCCTGGTGCACTTTAAAATCCCTTACATTGTAACACCAGTTGACAGCAAGAAACCGAAGGCCAAAAAGTTTCACCATAAAAAGGTCAAGAAAGTCCATCACTTGAAGAAATTTCATCACCGTATTCACagacatcatcatcaccatcatcatcatcatccgcCGGCGCTGGATACTAACAGCCTTGCAGCCCCAGTGCCATCACCACCCAACCCCCCACAGGCACCAG CTGCTCAGCCTCAGGCCACCCCTCAAAGTTACAACGCCATTGATATGACCTTTAATGGATACAACTGGACTTACAAGTTCACCAATGATAGCAGTATGGATATGGTCCCTTGTCAAGGCAACTGCATGGGCCCATGTACATCGCAATGCTCCCTCAGTCAGGACTGTTGTTGCTGCGATCCCAACATGATGGCACAAAATCAAATGGCTCCTGCCCCAGCATACCCACCT GCTttgccaccaccaccatcaccaccaccgcTGCCGTTGCCGCCGCCGGCGCCAATGTACGAGCCTCCAGTGATTGCACCGGCGCCCGTTTGTCCAATGGGCTGCAAAAGAAACTGCTTCACTTACTGTCCGAGGGATTGCTGCGGTGTTGCAGGCAAACGGGACAAGGTTTTAAGTAACGAAGGGTCTGGGAACGAGGAAACTGCTGACAACGGGAGTGCAAGTGAGGAAGTGACGCAGAATGTAGAAGAGAAACACGACGTGTCTGCAAAATCTGCAGGGGATAATGCCAAGGACAGGGAACAAACCACAAGTGATGTCAGCCAAGAAGGAAGCTCAGAAAGTAATGATAAAGTGCGCACTGTCGAGAACGATGATTGA
- the LOC140930152 gene encoding uncharacterized protein isoform X2, whose product MRKMELRYFIVLVLLGLALVDAKSLKEKQLKKSHHEEKKHDKPPPTDEVADDASGSAGGESGSAEESGAPPPTEVSPEPTAKALPYKVVGPLGGHPHPGPPSASNPCPQPRYCDPARCKDPIGCAPSCSDICCADILIPPPTPPVGSGAGPCPQTCAPNYLPDCCMGAAPPMGPAPAFPQPVYPPMGPQPGFSPPAGQIQPAFVPQAPPASCDQSCYATNCAPPCPPTCCRRKKSLIHHHRKTRSITTGIAMCH is encoded by the exons ATGAG GAAGATGGAGCTTAGATATTTCATAGTTTTGGTCCTCCTCGGGCTTGCCCTTGTGGACGCTAAGTCGCTTAAAG AAAAACAACTCAAGAAATCCCATCACG AGGAAAAGAAGCACGATAAACCACCTCCTACAGACGAAGTTGCGGACGATGCTTCAGGAAGTGCTG GTGGCGAATCTGGAAGCGCAGAAGAATCTGGTG ctCCACCACCAACAGAAG TTTCACCAGAACCAACCGCAAAAGCACTACCATATAAGGTAGTTGGTCCGCTGGGAGGCCACCCACATCCGGGACCTCCATCGGCGAGCAATCCTTGTCCACAACCTCGATACTGTGATCCCGCCAGATGCAAGGATCCAATTGGTTGTGCCCCTTCATGTTCAGATATCTGTTGTGCGGATATTCTTATACCACCCCCTACCCCTCCAGTAGGATCCGGAGCAGGTCCATGCCCCCAGACATGTGCACCAAATTACCTTCCTGACTGCTGCATGGGAGCCGCACCTCCTATGGGCCCGGCCCCAGCATTTCCCCAACCGGTGTATCCCCCAATGGGACCCCAGCCGGGATTTTCGCCACCCGCTGGTCAGATACAGCCAGCATTTGTCCCTCAAGCGCCACCTGCCTCATGTGATCAGAGTTGCTACGCAACAAACTGTGCACCACCCTGTCCTCCGACGTGCTGCCGTAGAAAAAAGTCTTTGATTCATCATCATCGCAAGACGAGATCTATAACGACAGGGATCGCCATGTGCCATTAG